One Oenanthe melanoleuca isolate GR-GAL-2019-014 chromosome 3, OMel1.0, whole genome shotgun sequence DNA segment encodes these proteins:
- the ACYP2 gene encoding acylphosphatase-2, with product MSGLAKASGALKSVDYEVFGRVQGVCFRMYTEQEAKKLGVVGWVKNTSQGTVTGQVQGPEERVNEMKSWLSKVGSPSSRIDKTSFSNEKEIAKLDFSDFNTRY from the exons ATGTCCGGCCTGGCCAAAGCCTCCGGCGCGCTCAAATCCGTGGATTACGAAGTGTTCGGGCGGGTGCAAG gtgTTTGTTTCAGGATG TACACAGAACAGGAAGCCAAGAAATTAGGAGTGGTTGGCTGGGTTAAAAACACCAGCCAAGGAACTGTGACAGGCCAAGTTCAGGGCCCAGAAGAGAGAGTGAATGAAAT gaaatccTGGCTGAGCAAAGTTGGAAGCCCAAGTTCCCGCATCGATAAAACGAGCTTTTCCAACGAAAAGGAGATTGCCAAGCTTGACTTCTCGGATTTCAACACTAGATACTAA